Proteins from a single region of Kluyveromyces lactis strain NRRL Y-1140 chromosome C complete sequence:
- the DDE1 gene encoding Dde1p (similar to uniprot|P38775 Saccharomyces cerevisiae YHR045W Hypothetical ORF), translating to MVDWITFSKYLVAILVIVASTVWFINSVIIDSKRDLHTISLNAQSNVESVRKEHETAIYRNLLVPASFPLTTGLNLSLGYRLRNGNFGDLWSAIMTNGKSTVLQFHTEETTLTRINGIAKRIVVKVESIGAKKIGIATSIDSSMGFSVGVAGLMLSLKDCIPWFLHSIPRNDLEVDIIFINDWESVKYLNGSEKWYQWIIVCDRSIKHRNDYQNNVISLKDFIGEVTDDPEFKYDPKDSGDDAKILAYISNLFGGTTSFTQMCLVSSVSSFIKSFPLGHSLGEADHLTISMSTQWRHSLSIQSWVKTLSVLLHGGSVSFSDEPRSLNDLPKDTTLLAITGNSAFLNHVLTQSKGIRTSLSKALFSEGVFNKIGQISQQVDKLRCIYILNELKNVNQVTDFSSSVLRLEKSTIDRYSTSQLTLLRSLFGSRVVMEVYSPYSVLGPLSYTNYYDYRVLPSTVDKVVTCYGSFTTSLEGKLVETEENPDLTAPNRQGMLVIRGFTIGKPVEKDRLAQALKLVDKFNGGEGWMPLLGVFGLFGNDGCFYEYK from the coding sequence ATGGTGGACTGGATCACCTTCTCAAAATACTTGGTTGCTATCTTGGTAATCGTCGCTAGTACTGTTTGGTTTATCAATTCGGTTATTATTGACTCCAAAAGAGATCTACATACAATTTCGCTGAACGCACAATCAAATGTTGAGTCCGTAAGAAAGGAACATGAAACTGCTATTTACAGAAACCTATTAGTCCCAGcttcttttccattgaCTACAGGTTTAAACCTAAGCTTAGGATATAGGCTCAGGAATGGTAATTTTGGTGATTTATGGTCTGCAATTATGACAAATGGCAAGTCGACTGTATTGCAATTCCATACCGAAGAAACTACCCTTACAAGAATAAATGGTATAGCAAAACGAATTGTGGTTAAAGTTGAAAGTATAGGTGCTAAGAAGATTGGAATAGCTACGTCAATTGACTCATCAATGGGATTTTCAGTCGGCGTTGCCGGCTTAATGCTGTCGTTGAAAGATTGTATACCTTGGTTTTTACATTCGATTCCGCGAAACGATTTGGAAGTGGACATCATATTTATCAATGACTGGGAATCAGTTAAGTACCTTAATGGTAGTGAAAAGTGGTACCAATGGATTATTGTATGTGATCGGTCTATTAAACATAGGAATGATTATCAAAATAATGTCATctcattgaaagattttATAGGAGAGGTGACAGATGACCCGGAGTTCAAATATGACCCAAAAGACTCTGGAGATGATGCCAAAATTTTGGCGTATATTTCGAATTTATTTGGAGGTACCACCAGCTTTACTCAAATGTGTCTTGTCAGTAGTGTGTCGTCatttatcaaaagtttcCCATTGGGACATTCGCTAGGTGAAGCAGATCATCTAACAATATCTATGAGCACACAATGGAGACATTCACTATCCATTCAGAGCTGGGTTAAAACACTGTCAGTTTTGTTACACGGTGGCTCTGTTTCATTCAGTGATGAGCCAAGAAGTTTGAATGATCTTCCTAAAGATACTACACTACTCGCTATTACAGGTAATTCCGCCTTCTTAAATCATGTATTAACGCAATCAAAGGGGATCCGGACCTCTTTATCAAAAGCGTTATTCAGTGAAGGTGTATTTAACAAGATTGGACAAATCTCTCAACAGGTTGATAAACTCAGGTGTATCTACATTTTAAATGAATTAAAGAATGTCAACCAAGTTACTGATTTTAGCTCATCAGTCCTTAGATTGGAAAAATCTACGATTGACAGGTACAGCACTTCTCAACTGACACTTCTAAGATCCCTGTTTGGCTCTAGAGTAGTAATGGAGGTCTATTCTCCATATTCCGTTCTTGGGCCCCTATCATACACTAACTACTATGATTATAGGGTATTGCCGTCGACAGTTGATAAAGTTGTAACGTGCTATGGTTCATTTACTACTTCTTTAGAGGGAAAGTTGGTagaaacagaagagaaTCCAGATCTTACAGCTCCAAACAGACAAGGTATGTTGGTGATACGTGGTTTCACTATTGGGAAAccagttgaaaaagatcGTCTAGCTCAAGCCTTGAAGCTCGTTGACAAATTTAACGGCGGAGAAGGATGGATGCCTTTACTTGGGGTTTTTGGGTTGTTTGGCAATGACGGCTGCTTCTATGAGTATAAATGA
- a CDS encoding uncharacterized protein (no similarity) produces the protein MSHLWDQRNNPILYICGYYILFVVVSIVLLFIIYCTVTYWANSKNILAAEERYLNSAPETQISIDKHMMMLDERDLYPELNSRNGFEFEKNDLNRYPNLIHIVKFNAREESVTSSTERDMTRLYI, from the coding sequence ATGTCACATTTATGGGATCAACGGAATAATCCAATATTGTACATATGCGGCTACTACATTCtatttgttgttgttaGTATCGTGCTATTATTCATAATATACTGTACAGTAACATACTGGGCTAATTCGAAGAACATTTTGGCGGCAGAAGAGCGGTACTTGAATTCTGCACCAGAGACACAAATTTCTATTGACAAACACATGATGATGTTGGATGAACGAGATTTGTATCCCGAACTTAATTCACGAAACGGAttcgaatttgaaaagaacgACTTGAACAGATATCCAAATTTAATACATATTGTAAAGTTTAACGCTCGGGAAGAATCAGTGACTTCCTCAACAGAAAGAGACATGACCAGACTTTATATTTGA
- the PHM7 gene encoding Phm7p (similar to uniprot|Q12252 Saccharomyces cerevisiae YOL084W PHM7 Protein of unknown function expression is regulated by phosphate levels green fluorescent protein (GFP)-fusion protein localizes to the cell periphery and vacuole), producing MSDAEGASSSTSAFVTTLIVNGVIATVFVWLFLTLRPKQQRVYQPRSLTDIKTIPESERTEEVPSGYFDWVPYLLTKPHSYLIQHASIDGYLFLRYISIFGGISLIGCFILFPILLPVNATNGYNLEGFELLAFSNVSNKNRFFAHVFLSWIFFGLIIFIIYRELYYYVTLRHSIQTSPLYDGLLSSRSIILTDLQGDFCSEPELNERFLNVSQVFLARDLSTLHELVKERAQLANKYESTLNGVITKSVKKKLKADKKGEKVAEGTTNLDQPQNDLETYIPLKKRPKHRLSKIPILNICLSEKVDTLDYSVKHISELNEKIGTEQESWEDNNTVGSAFIEFKTQYDAQRAYQSIPYLFDKDIYDSALIGYGPDDVIWESTSMNRKTRKVKRLGGNTILTLMIIFWAIPVAVVGCISNINFLTDKVPFLRFIDNMPDVLMGVITGLLPTILLALLMSLVPVFIKKVAMMTGALTRQEIELYCHAWYYAFQVVQVFIVVTLASSASSTVTDIIDEPDSAMTLLAQNLPKASNFYIAYFLLQGLTVPSGALLQVVALILSKVLGRVLDKTPRQKWARYNTLSQPSWGVVYPVLELLVCIFITYSIIAPIILVFSTVALGFFFLAYLYNLTYVMSFSYDLRGRNYPRALFQVFVGLYLAEICLIGLFIMAKTWGPLVLEAVFLAATALAHIYFKRRFIPLFDAVPLSAIRYARGEEGSYYPAKDQGLNEIQVEGKKLAENILSEDRNGVFQETTKQDLQRVNMLPDEYEDSLENDSKSNNGNGTISGSSKQNPSTFVNDSEQFHKTKVPPQIPPPEVHQEERDPNIIVNRADAGQVISDVKGYPINAPEEQLGLPSDLIRPKSIVARCKLFFQPQKYYDFAIVRQTLPYVFNDVIRYDLEYLETAFTEPCVREKEPIIWCARDPMGLSHQQISIASASGVDVRDDFAGYDETGKTTYSNSPPDYEMIAKK from the coding sequence ATGTCTGACGCAGAGGGtgcatcatcttcaacatcgGCATTTGTGACGACTTTGATCGTCAACGGTGTGATCGCAACTGTATTCGTTTGGCTTTTCTTAACGTTACGTCCAAAACAACAAAGGGTGTATCAACCCCGGTCTTTAACGGACATCAAAACGATACCAGAGTCTGAGCGAACAGAAGAAGTCCCGTCAGGGTATTTTGATTGGGTCCCGTATTTGCTAACAAAACCACATTCATACTTGATCCAGCATGCAAGTATCGATGGATACTTGTTCTTGCGTTACATCTCCATTTTTGGAGGTATCTCATTAATCGGTTGCTTTATACTTTTCCCAATTTTATTGCCGGTCAATGCTACCAATGGTTACAATCTAGAAGGGTTTGAATTGCTTGCTTTTTCGAACGTTAGCAACAAGAATAGATTCTTTGCACATGTATTTTTGTCTTGGATCTTCTTTGGTCTAATCATCTTTATCATCTACAGAGAATTATACTATTACGTTACGCTTCGTCATTCCATTCAGACTTCTCCATTGTACGATGGGTTACTCTCTTCTAGAAGTATAATTTTGACCGACTTGCAGGGCGATTTTTGCTCTGAACCGGAGTTGAACGAAAGATTTTTGAATGTATCACAAGTTTTCCTTGCTCGTGATTTGAGTACCTTGCATGAATTGGTTAAGGAGCGTGCTCAACTCGCCAACAAATATGAATCTACACTAAACGGAGTCATCACCAAATCGgttaagaagaaattaaaagCTGATAAAAAGGGTGAAAAGGTAGCAGAGGGAACCACTAATTTGGATCAACCTCAAAATGATTTGGAAACTTACATTccactgaagaaaagacCAAAGCACAGGTTATCCAAGATTCCTATATTAAATATTTGTTTGAGTGAGAAGGTTGACACATTGGACTACTCTGTGAAACATATCAGTGagttgaatgaaaaaattggtACAGAGCAGGAAAGCTGGGAAGATAATAACACCGTAGGATCGGCATTTATCGAATTCAAGACTCAATACGATGCGCAAAGAGCTTATCAATCAATCCCATATTTGTTCGATAAAGATATCTACGACAGCGCTTTAATTGGTTACGGACCAGATGACGTTATCTGGGAAAGCACAAGTATGAACAGGAAGACAAGAAAAGTCAAGAGATTAGGTGGTAACACAATTTTAACATTGATGATCATATTTTGGGCCATTCCTGTTGCTGTGGTTGGTTGTATCTCTAACATCAACTTTTTGACCGACAAGGTGCCATTTTTAAGGTTTATTGATAACATGCCTGATGTTTTGATGGGTGTTATTACTGGTTTATTGCCAACTATTCTTTTGGCATTATTAATGTCTTTGGTTCCTGTATTCATTAAAAAGGTTGCTATGATGACAGGAGCTTTGACAAGGCAAGAAATTGAGCTATATTGTCACGCATGGTATTATGCATTCCAAGTGGTTCAAGTTTTTATAGTCGTTACTTTGGCATCTTCGGCATCCAGTACTGTCACAGATATCATCGATGAACCTGATTCTGCTATGACGTTGTTGGCTCAAAATTTGCCAAAGGCTTCTAACTTCTACATCGCCTATTTCTTATTGCAAGGTTTGACTGTGCCAAGTGGAGCTTTGTTGCAAGTTGTTGCATTGATTTTGAGTAAAGTTCTTGGAAGAGTGCTTGACAAAACACCTAGGCAAAAATGGGCTCGTTATAACACACTTTCTCAGCCTAGCTGGGGTGTCGTTTATCCGGTCTTAGAATTGTTGGTATGTATCTTCATCACTTACTCTATCATTGCACCAATCATCTTGGTATTCTCTACCGTTGCACTaggtttcttcttccttgCCTATTTGTACAATTTGACATATGTGATGAGCTTCAGCTATGATTTACGTGGTAGGAACTATCCAAGAGCATTATTCCAAGTATTTGTTGGATTGTACTTAGCTGAAATATGTCTAATTGGTCTTTTCATCATGGCCAAGACATGGGGTCCTTTGGTTTTGGAAGCAGTCTTCTTGGCTGCTACTGCTCTTGCCCATATTTACTTCAAGAGAAGATTTATTCCATTGTTTGATGCAGTTCCATTGAGCGCAATCAGATACGCTAGAGGTGAAGAAGGTTCTTATTACCCAGCCAAGGATCAAGGTTTGAACGAAATTCAAGTCGAAGGTAAGAAACTTGCAGAAAACATTCTATCTGAAGATAGAAATGGGGTCTTCCAAGAAACTACAAAACAAGATTTGCAGAGAGTTAACATGCTGCCTGATGAGTATGAAGATTCtcttgaaaatgattcaaagaGCAATAATGGTAACGGAACTATTTCGGGCAGCTCGAAACAGAATCCAAGCACCTTTGTCAACGATTCAGAACAATTCCATAAGACAAAAGTACCTCCACAAATTCCACCACCAGAAGTTCACCAGGAAGAAAGAGACCCCAACATCATTGTCAACCGCGCGGATGCTGGGCAAGTTATCTCCGATGTTAAGGGTTACCCAATAAATGCACCAGAAGAGCAACTCGGTTTACCATCCGATCTGATCAGACCAAAGAGTATCGTGGCCCGTTGCAAGCTATTCTTCCAACCTCAGAAGTACTACGATTTCGCTATTGTAAGGCAAACTCTACCTTATGTCTTCAATGACGTCATTAGATACGATTTGGAGTACTTGGAAACCGCCTTCACCGAGCCTTGTGTTAGAGAGAAGGAACCAATTATATGGTGTGCAAGAGATCCTATGGGATTGTCCCATCAGCAAATATCCATTGCATCTGCCAGTGGTGTGGATGTTAGAGATGATTTCGCTGGTTATGACGAGACGGGTAAGACAACATACTCTAATAGTCCTCCAGACTACGAAATGATTGCCAAAAAGTGA
- the RRP45 gene encoding exosome non-catalytic core subunit RRP45 (highly similar to uniprot|Q05636 Saccharomyces cerevisiae YDR280W RRP45 Ribosomal RNA Processing Putative 3'->5' exoribonuclease component of exosome complex of 3'->5' exonucleases), protein MAKDIEISNAESKFILEALKLKQRLDGRSYDQFRDVKIEIGEAYGDVTVTMGNTKVHCRISCEIAQPYEDRPFEGLFHISTETTPMAGAQFENGNNTGEEEVLISRMIEKAVRRSGALDVEGLCIIAGSKCWSLRADVHFLDCDGGLIDASCIAVMAGLLHFKKPDVTVLGERVTVHPIDEREPVSLGVLHVPICVTFSFFNPDDTEENIKGEDNAEISIIDASLKEELLRDGVLTVTLNKNREVVQISKAGGLPMEALSLIDCCHKAYGIVEKITDQIHRVVKQDTIARNQYAHILSSENARET, encoded by the coding sequence ATGGCAAAAGATATAGAGATCAGTAATGCTGAATCCAAATTTATCCTGGAAGCGTTAAAGCTTAAACAAAGATTAGATGGACGTTCATATGACCAATTCAGAGATGTGAAGATCGAAATAGGTGAAGCATACGGTGATGTGACTGTTACCATGGGTAACACAAAGGTACACTGTCGTATCAGCTGTGAAATTGCACAACCTTATGAAGATAGACCGTTTGAAGGACTTTTCCATATAAGTACCGAAACTACACCGATGGCAGGTGCTCAGTTTGAGAATGGGAACAATactggagaagaagaggtATTGATCAGTAGGATGATTGAGAAAGCTGTAAGACGATCAGGAGCATTAGATGTAGAAGGTTTATGCATAATAGCTGGCTCCAAATGTTGGTCTCTTAGAGCTGATGTTCACTTTTTAGATTGTGATGGTGGACTAATCGATGCCAGTTGCATTGCTGTAATGGCTGGGTTACTTCATTTTAAGAAGCCCGACGTTACTGTTCTTGGTGAAAGAGTGACGGTACATCCGattgatgaaagagaaCCTGTGTCACTAGGTGTTTTGCATGTTCCAATTTGTGTGACgttttcattcttcaatcCAGACGatacagaagaaaatatcaaaggTGAGGACAATGCAGAAATATCAATCATCGATGCTTCCTTAAAAGAGGAGCTATTGAGAGATGGTGTGCTTACTGTGACGCTTAATAAAAACAGAGAAGTTGTTCAAATCTCCAAAGCAGGTGGTTTGCCGATGGAAGCTTTGTCGTTGATTGATTGTTGTCATAAAGCATACGGAATTGTAGAAAAAATCACTGATCAAATTCATCGTGTTGTGAAACAAGATACCATTGCAAGAAACCAATACGCACACATTTTGAGCTCTGAAAATGCTCGTGAAACTTAA
- a CDS encoding HAD family hydrolase (similar to uniprot|P38773 Saccharomyces cerevisiae and to YHR044C uniprot|P38774 Saccharomyces cerevisiae DOG1 2- deoxyglucose-6-phosphate phosphatase), whose amino-acid sequence MPSIAVDYVLFDLDGTLVSSTDAAEEAWNKLCDKYGVDYSTLSKVSHGSRTAEILAKFFPNVDNTNNQAVKEFELSIANDYMDIVCLIPGSIDLLISLDRPTGAHPGEVFHHRKWAVVTSGSPWVAHAWFDNLLKSIKKPEVFITAFDVSKGKPDPAGFALATKRLKEIWQDDRKEVRTVVFEDAPVGVQAGKANGSIVVALTSTYDKELLFAAGADYVVEDLSQVCLQSNNKDETVLTITDPIPRGEEAEYGDDDDDDDDDDDNDNE is encoded by the coding sequence ATGCCTTCTATTGCTGTTGACTACGTTCTTTTCGACTTAGATGGCACATTGGTGAGTTCCACCGATGCGGCTGAAGAGGCTTGGAATAAGCTCTGTGACAAGTATGGTGTTGATTATTCAACACTTTCTAAGGTCTCACATGGTTCCAGAACTGCGGAGATCTTAGCGAAGTTCTTTCCTAACGTTGACAACACTAATAATCAGGCAGTCAAGGAATTTGAACTTTCTATTGCCAATGATTACATGGATATCGTTTGTTTGATTCCAGGTTCTATAGATTTACTGATCTCGTTGGATAGACCAACTGGGGCACACCCTGGTGAAGTTTTCCATCATAGAAAGTGGGCTGTAGTTACCAGTGGATCGCCTTGGGTTGCTCATGCATGGTTTGACAACTTGTTAAAATCCATTAAGAAACCAGAGGTATTCATTACTGCTTTTGATGTTTCAAAGGGTAAACCTGACCCAGCCGGTTTCGCTCTGGCCACTAAACGTTTGAAGGAAATATGGCAAGATGACAGAAAGGAGGTAAGAACGGTGGTTTTCGAGGATGCGCCTGTTGGAGTTCAAGCTGGTAAGGCCAATGGCTCAATTGTAGTTGCCTTAACCAGTACTTATGATAAGGAGTTATTATTTGCAGCGGGCGCGGATTATGTGGTTGAAGATTTATCACAAGTTTGCTTGCAGTCCAATAATAAAGATGAGACTGTTCTAACCATCACTGATCCAATACCTAGAGGTGAAGAAGCAGAATATGgtgatgacgatgatgacgatgatgacgatgatgataatgataacgaataa
- the RNH202 gene encoding Rnh202p (weakly similar to uniprot|Q6Q5R1 Saccharomyces cerevisiae YDR279W RNH202 Ribonuclease H2 subunit required for RNase H2 activity), with protein MTVEKVIRKGCLLVALPNSVDSPVEIFELPHPSNNESKKPIKLFVHDDKVYQLKIKKFSKGCDYNCSRDLVNDKYHYTSDSQTFKSTFLINEENRKDGHILEDGSILYAEKYDLTFNICGYYYRNNKVTSEDLAFITPCVPPALDMDTNFYTSSDYQEKLTNNHSENWEKIPPKLWESCLGKISHTVEEAGDKYYRIEPQMIVEWLLKKVIKINNNFPTSLKIPKSLPEDIASSLKCIMSCNLLVSLIPQLAYQDLIRHESSNLNIKQCFDSYDKYKNETLQTERERELLIKAAMSTAIPNGTKTVKKQPIQKAKVVKPKVAKGKGRIDGFFKTNKT; from the coding sequence ATGACTGTTGAGAAGGTAATAAGGAAAGGATGTCTATTGGTAGCTTTGCCAAATTCAGTGGATTCTCCTGtcgaaatatttgaacttcCACATCCATCGAATAACgaatcaaagaaacctATCAAACTGTTTGTACACGACGATAAAGTATACCAGcttaaaatcaaaaagttcAGTAAAGGCTGTGACTATAATTGCTCGCGAGATTTAGTGAATgataaatatcattataCTTCAGATTCGCAAACATTTAAATCCACATTTTTGATCAATGAAGAGAACAGGAAAGATGGACACATACTAGAAGATGGTTCGATACTATATGCCGAAAAATATGACTTAACTTTTAATATATGTGGGTATTATTATAGGAACAACAAAGTTACTAGTGAGGATCTAGCGTTTATTACACCTTGCGTTCCACCCGCACTCGATATGGATACTAACTTTTATACTAGTTCTGATTACCAAGAGAAATTAACGAATAATCACAGTGAAAATTGGGAGAAGATACCTCCAAAATTATGGGAAAGTTGTCTCGGGAAAATATCACATACAGTGGAAGAAGCTGGTGACAAGTATTATCGTATCGAACCTCAAATGATAGTAGAATGGCTACTGAAGAAAgtcatcaaaatcaacaacaacttcCCTACTTCTCTTAAAATACCAAAATCGCTACCTGAAGATATAGCATCATCTCTGAAATGCATAATGTCGTGTAATCTTCTAGTTTCCTTGATCCCACAACTCGCATACCAGGATCTAATTAGACAtgaatcttcaaatcttAACATCAAACAATGTTTCGACTCATACGACAAGTACAAGAACGAAACATTACAAACAGAAAGGGAAAGAGAGCTCCTTATCAAAGCTGCTATGTCTACAGCCATTCCAAATGGCACAAAAACCGTAAAGAAACAACCTATTCAAAAGGCTAAAGTTGTGAAACCAAAGGTTGCTAAGGGTAAAGGAAGAATTGACggattcttcaaaactaACAAAACATAA
- the MRX10 gene encoding Mrx10p (similar to uniprot|Q05648 Saccharomyces cerevisiae YDR282C Hypothetical ORF), which yields MLKRLFVNRFFSTGRTLFYAGPNPTAARSLRRSRQLKRPQTIESSLVTRIRPVTAITTAESYDLQKTIDLLSRKGYQPTTLIPNEIISFKYLHDGCRGDIMVLAQNGSIVSWGFNETVMRDEILPLVSTARVNSLLDSQYESEDLDYVELENEDDMNNLKRDYSINDESCVTNELIIINGVEHEKALLDKAAFSSGISRSTRLAVLEVALDAHIEKTREFTESLSRGKKLNISEKAVLQSTGRLFLMRGKLNLYSELIETPDLYWSEPQLEKLYRQISRNLDIQPRISILNTKLDYATDEARALMAVLNEKKGTRLEWIIIYLITVEVCFELYHFYEKYQELVADAENKTKAENHY from the coding sequence ATGCTTAAAAGATTATTCGTAAATAGATTTTTTAGTACGGGAAGAACGCTTTTCTACGCCGGTCCAAATCCTACCGCAGCTAGAAGTTTAAGAAGATCCAGACAACTGAAGCGTCCACAGACAATTGAATCTTCACTGGTGACTAGAATAAGACCAGTCACTGCTATCACTACAGCTGAGTCGTATGACTTACAAAAGACAATTGATTTGCTCAGTAGGAAGGGGTATCAACCAACCACGTTGATACCGAACGAGATAATAAGTTTCAAATACCTGCATGATGGTTGTAGAGGGGACATAATGGTTCTTGCTCAAAATGGATCCATAGTATCATGGGGGTTCAACGAAACAGTTATGCGCGACGAAATTCTACCGCTTGTGTCAACCGCCCGTGTAAATTCGTTGCTCGATTCACAGTACGAAAGTGAGGATTTAGACTAtgttgaattggaaaacgAGGACGATATGAACAATTTAAAGCGTGATTATTCGATTAATGACGAGAGCTGCGTTACAAACGAACTTATAATCATCAATGGCGTGGAACATGAGAAAGCTCTGTTAGATAAGGCGGCATTTTCTAGCGGTATATCCAGAAGCACGAGATTAGCTGTACTTGAAGTTGCCTTGGATGCGCATATAGAAAAGACAAGAGAGTTCACGGAGTCTTTATCCCGAGGtaagaaattgaatatcagTGAAAAAGCTGTGTTACAATCCACTGGAAGGTTGTTTTTGATGAGAGGTAAATTAAACCTTTATAGCGAGTTGATTGAAACTCCGGATTTATATTGGAGCGAACCGCAATTAGAGAAGCTTTATCGCCagatatcaagaaacttGGATATTCAACCTCGTATAAGTATTCTCAACACTAAGCTTGATTACGCCACTGACGAAGCAAGGGCACTGATGGCtgttttgaatgaaaagaagggCACCAGGCTAGAATGGATCATTATCTATTTGATCACAGTGGAAGTATGCTTTGAGCTCTACCACTTTTACGAAAAGTATCAAGAATTAGTAGCCGATGCTGAAAACAAGACAAAGGCCGAAAATCATTACTAA